TGTGCCTGGCTTATTATGCAACTGAGGTCAATTTTATTGAGTCTCCTGGATGCCGTTTTATCCTGTTTTGAGATACTCTAAGTGTTCTGTTTTGTAGAAATATGGTTAGTGGTCAGACACCTGCTTTTCTCACCAGCAGGAGATATAAGAAGCCAAGTAAAAATTGTAAGACTGTCTTCCACCAGTTGGGGATAATtaaggtagaaaataaaaagaaatgttactcAGTATGTTGAGGACAACAGTAATTCAAGGACTAAGTAATTCAAGGCTCTTTTTCACCATCTTCTTCTGGACACCCCCTAGATATAGCAGTATGATCTAATGCAACATTTTCTTGAAGCCTATactgtgttttcattctgcCAAGCTTCTTTTCACTGTTCCTCCTCATAGTTGCTATCCCTTATACCCTCCTTCCTTATTAACACAGAACTCTCTATCACAAAGCTAAGTTTCTGTCTTTCATACTTCTCTGTGGCTTATCAAGTGTGGCTTATCTCTGTGATTTATCAAGTGGCTTTTTAACAAAGAACTAAGCagggaattttcttttaaaaatggttttatattGCAGGCTGTGGATAGCTCTATCCTAAATGAGATGTAAGGAGACAGCCATAGACATTGTATATGTCAAGCTCTTCTCAGTTCATTAAAGTATCCTTCAATTTGTACAAATGAGTGACACAATCACATCTTCTGTCTCAGATCTGTGACTTCAAAGCTTTGCAAGCAGAGACCTTGCTGCTCCACCACATCCACACCAATGCCAATTCTGGCAGCACacaagaaaatgtagaaaatccACTTTGCCTTTCCAGTGATGACATACTCCCTTCTGTAAAGCTAATGACAGGCTTTGCTCTAGCATTGCAATTTTTCAGCAGACATTGAACCATTGAACCATTTCTCAACTTCTTAGATACCACAGACTGCACACACCTGCTGTTTTGCCATGATACATCTTTCTACCAGATAGggattcatttttgtttgtgtttttttttttttttttcttccagaggcGTGCAGCTGACAATCTGAGAAGACATCATCAGTACCAGGTAAAGgtccatgtttatttttgtaattgtttttctaTGCCTGTGAAAGAGTgtcaggaggagaaagggaaaaaaaaaatcacaagaaagcagagaaaaataccaaaaaaaaaaaaaagcaaagaaagaaaaaaaaaagcaaaagaatagTACATTTTGTCTTGAAACAACagcatttgaaatacagaattgtCTTCTCTTGGGGtgcaaaatgttatttcctaAAGCCACAGTATGCTGACTAGTATTTTATCCACTGTaacacagaaccatagaatcattaaggttgggaaaggcctccaagatcatctggtccaaccatcattctaccaccaatgtcacccactaaaccatgtccctaagcaccaggtccaacctttccttgaacacccccggggatggtgacgccaccacctccctggacaacccattccaatgcctgactgctctttctgagaagaaatgtctcctcatttctaatttgaacctcccctggtgcaacttgaggccattccctctagtcctatcattagttatctgcaagaagaggccgacccccagctccccacaccttcctttcaggtagttgtagagagcaataaggtctcccctcagccgcctcttctccagaccaaacacccccagttccctcagctgctcctcacaggacttgtgctccaggcccttcaccagctttgtagcccttctctggacacgctccagggcctcgatgtccttcgtgtagtgagaggcccaaaactgaacacagcactcgaggtgtggcctcaccagagcagagtacaggagGACAATCATTTcactggtcctgctggctacactattcctgacacaagccaggatgccgttggccttctttgccacctggtcacactgctggctcatgttcaggtgagcatcaaccaaaaccccaaaactttttcctctgcacagctttctagccactctgccccaagcctgtagtaTTTCATGGtgttgttgtgaccaaagtgcaggacccggcactagccatgttgaacctcatcccgtTGGCCTCCGCCCActgatccaacctgtccaggtccctctgcaaggtcttcctaccctccggcagattgacactttaaaaaaacaaaacaaaacaaaacaaacaaaaacagacagttCCACCTCCCTTCTGGGATTAACCAAGTCCATATATGCAGCTAACTGACATGCTCCATCAGAGTCAgctctccatctctctctctctctccagttcCGCTGTCCCATAGACACATTCTTGTTCCTTAATAATCCCTTTGCCTAGATGCCCTGTAAACTGTTTTCCATCCTTCCTGCTTCAGTCTCTGGATTTTTTGAGATTATTGTAGCATAAGgaataattttcagatttattttcaattttcattgtGTTAAAAGGAGTGCAAGTTCACCAAGATGTGGGCTGTGCACTCGTAAATTTGGTGATGAATAGATTCCAATGGGAAATGACTGATTAAACCAGGACTTTCCAATCTGAAGAAGAGACAGCTGTAGAGAGTACAACAGGGATCTATAAAATCATGGAGAAGATGAACACAGAGCAGCTCTTTACCATCTATCCTCAAACTAAATACCAGACGTGTACAAGGCTTCATTAATAGGGCTGTAGGCAGTGCTTTGAGAGAAGTGATTATTCTTCTCCAGCCCACACCTGTAAGTCTGTatctggagcactgtgtcctGTTTTGGGCCCCCTGCTGGAAGAGAGATGTATTAAACTGGAAGGAAATCAGCAAAGGGCCACCAACAAGATTGGAGGCTGACCTAACACGAGAAGCTGAGATCCAtgtttgttcagcctgaagtatgttaaggggggggggggctaatTGCTATCTTCAATATCACAATGCTGGTTAGAGAGAAAAGGGAGCCACATTTTTCTTGCAGGTACATAGCAAAAGAACAGGAGTCAATGGACACAAGTTGCACAAGGGAAATTCTGTAATGAAAATCATTATCACAGTGTGGGTGgtaaagaactggaaaaaaatgctcaggGAGGCTGCAGCGTCTCTAGCCTGGGAGATATTCAGCACTTAACTGGACCTGAGCAACCTGATACAACTTCAGAGATAGCCCTGCTTGGAATGGGGCAGCTGGATCAGGCTGCCTCCAGACAtttcttccaacctaaataaatataaaattcttaGAAGTAGAAGGCAACACTGGAAACTATCAgagagaagattaaaaataagcaaaacccCACAAGGATTTATTCTATCTATACCTTGGTTTTTATCTAGGTTTTAGTCTAGCTATACCGTGGAATTCATCAGCAGAGAATTTGTGGATGCTGAAAGTTTACATGAGTTCAAAACCCATGGGGAAAACCTCTCACAGACCATTAAACGTAAAGCTAACATTTCCGATTCAAGAAGTCCCTGAATCTCAGATTGCAGGAGGCTTCTGAGAGTATAGCTGGAAAAAACATTATACAAACGCACTAGACTTACACTTCTCATGAGGCATCAGCAACTGCTCACTGTCAGAGAGCAAGTTACTAGCATGAGGCATACCTTTGATCAAAGCCAAAGCAGCCATTCTTAGGATAATTATCACTGCTTTCCATTGAAAAGTAGGACAAATTTTTAACCAGATCAAAGGTTTGTACATTTTTTGTCATGTTCCTTAAACACAAGAAGACGCAGTGAGTGTAGATTTAGAAACTATTATCAAGAAAACTAACacaatattttatgtttttaggAAGTTATGAGAAACCTGGTTAAGAGATATGTTGCAGCAATGATAAGAGATGCCAAAACTGAGGAAGgactgacagaagaaaattttaaggtATGTATTTAATTATATGTTCATACATCTTTTGCACTTGCAGCCCCAAAAGctaactgtatcctgggctgcatcaaagaAGCATAaccagcagggcgagggaggtggtccttcccttccactctgctcttgtgagattccacctggagcactgcatgtgtgtgcagtgcgtgcttgcagcccagaaggccaactgcatccctggctgcatcaacagaggagtggccagcaggtggagggaggggattgtccccctctactctgctcttgtgaggccccacttggagtactgcatcctATTCCGGGGCCCCCGGTACAGAGATGGGTGTGGATatgttagaacaggtccagaggaggaccacgaAGATCAGCGGTCTGGAGCACcactcctatgaagaaaggctgagagctctGGGGATGTTCAGGCTTAACAGATGGAAAACTTAAATAAGGAGTTAActattaaaatctgttttatctgAAAGATTAGGTGAACAGGTCCACATGTACCACAACTTTTACATTAATCACTGTGTATTTCTAGCATCAAACATTTTGTTACTATTAGTGCCTCTACCTTCAAATATCCAAAATTATATCCATCAGTCTCAGCTTTGGCTAGAAGAAGATACAACCGGAGCCTGAGCTAGCTGCTCtaatatttctttacagaaaatgaagagaaataggCATGTTGTAAAGGCAAGGAGTTTTCTCCTAATACAGGTCTTTAAGAAATAGAGGATGCACTCGCAGAAAGCAGTCTGCAGTGATTAGCTCTTGACTGATCTGTCAGCTGCCCAGAATTTAGGAGAAATGCATGCAGTTCCTGCATGCTACTCATAGGGAAGCATGCACACGTCCCCCATAAGATTctcacagagaagctgtagaaGTATGGGCTCTATGAGCAGACAGCAAGGTGGATCAAAAACTGGATGAATTGCTAGACCCAGAAAGAAGTGGTCAATGTACAATGTCTAATTGGAGGCCAGTAATGAGTGGAATACCTCAGGGGTCAGCACTGGTTCTAGTCCTGTTTAATAGCTTCATTAAAAATCTAGACAATGGGGTAGAATGCACCCTCAATAAATTAATATGATATGAAACTGGGGGGAATGGCTGATAACCAGAGGGTCATGCTGCCATTCATAGGGACCTTGACAGACTGACAAGAACcccatgaagttcaacaagaagtacagagtcctgcacctgtgGAGAAATgaccccaggcaccagcacatGCTGGGAGCTACCCAGATGGAAAGGAGCTAtgcagaaaaggagctgggggtcctggtggacaccaagttgaatatgagtcagcaaCATGCCTTTTCCACTAAGAAAGCCATTGGTTTCCTGGGCTGCCTTATGagaagtgttgccagcaggtacagagaggtgattcttcccctctgcgCAGCACTGTTGAGGCTGTACTTGGAGTGCTGGATCCAGTTCTGCCCCCCTCCCAGTACAAGGGAgacctggacatactggagaaAGTCCAATGGAGGTCCACCAAGATtctcaagggactggagcacctctcctaagagtagaggctgagagagctgggacttttagcctggagaagaggaggctaagagggatctcatcaatgtctagAAATCCCTGAAGGAAAGGTGCGAAGAGGTTGGAGCCAGGCCCTTTCCAGTGGTGaccagtgccaggacaagaggcaataggcATAAAATGGTACACAGAAGGTTCCCTCTGAGCATCAAGAAgttcttctgtgctgtgtgggtggaTAAACACTGgcccaggttgctcagagaggttgtggaatctccctccttggagattttcaaaagccacctggacatggttctgggcatcctgctctgggtgtccctgcttgagcaagggggTTGATCCAGATgatttccagaggtcccttccaacctaaaccactCAGTGATTCTGTATGCctctttgtgtgtgtctgtatatTGGGGATAGTGTTAACGTCTGGTCATAAGGCCATTATGATGATGGGACAACACTGTCTAGCAGATTACTTACAGGTCTTTAAGTTATCCTTGCTCCTTCCTCCACCACTGTTGATGATTTCTGTGCTAGACCAAAGTACATTTCCTTTGAAGATTCCCCTGATAACATTGGTTATCACTTTTTTGCCTCACCTGGAAGATCCATTAGACAGAGTATGCAAAGCACCTCTAAGATCTCAGGTATTGTCCAGATGTTGAGGCTTCTTATTTATACCTaccataagatttttttttcttttttttaattacaagatGAAAAGTCAAATTAGTGTTCATCTTCTGATGTTTCacctttcttcctcatttttagGAGTTAAAACAAGATATTTCCAGCTTTCGTTTTGAAGTCCTGGGTCTACTAAAAGGAAGCAAGCTTTCTAATTTGCAGACTCCAAAAACGAACAAAGATGCAGCATCTCTctcagaaactgaagaaaagagtGAGAATGAGggaaacaagaaaggaaagaaaaaggcctTCAGCCTTTTTGACATAACTACAATGATTCACCCAAGATCAGCCACTATTGCCTCTGAAGCACATAATGTAAGCAATGGCTCAGCAATGATGGTGTCAGAGTCCTCTAAGGAGAAACAAAAGCGTGTGAATTTTGTAACAGACATAAAAAATTTTGGGCTATTTCACAGACGGTCAAAAACAAACTCTGTGGAGCAgagtacaaataaaatatacacCGTTTCTGAAGAAGTTTCCCGTCAACAAGCAGAAGAACAATGTGAGAAAGCTGATGAACTGGAAGAGGGAGAGCTGACCATGAACTGTGAAGTAAACACCCAAAGTCCTGATGAAAAGTGCATGTTAGCTGAGTCACAAAATAACAGCGACACTTCAGATTCACAGGATGAGGGAAGTATTTGTGCtttagaaacagagaaaatggagtTACACAACTCTGAACCAGCCACACCACAGGATCAGCAGGACACGGAGTTGGACATTAGCATTGACTGTGATGGGAAACAGGAAACAATTGATCAGGGTGACTATGTGATAACAAGGTTGTGATGCTTACAGGAAGAagcatttacaaatatatatattttgcatagTGCTTTTTGGGGGGGAATGTTTTAAGAACATATTAGCAAATGCAGAATTACACTTTATAGTACTCAACTGTGGCACATGATCTTGTAACATAGTAATCAAGAGAAAGATAATAAAGGGACCTTCTGTTTTGTAGCCTGCTTTAGCTTTCacaatttgttttacattttttaataaatggaaGCATCTTGTATTCTTGTACTGTTGCAATAACCCACAGAAACTTTTTAGCTATCTTTTTCAATTACAACAAATGCAATTTCTCTCATATGATAGTTGACTCctatgataaatatttttctatgcaAATAAAAAGTAGCTTAAGAGACTTGTAAGCCTTTATTTAACTTTGTAGGTTCTTAAAAGATTCTGGACAACATCATTACCATAAGTGGTTCCTGTCAACATAATTCATGTCAAGCTATTagaatcatttatttaaattgctaGAAAGTTGATTTGCTTCAAAATCTATGAAGAAACACAATATAaagtatattcttttatttattgaagGAATATGAATACCTGTAAATTATGAATGATCAGTCATCATTTGATTATTTAATTACATCTTCTCCCACCCAGGAAGAGGACTATTACCTTCCTGATACCACtgtcagaaatgcattttgcaggATCTGAAGactgtaaaaatgtttcttatagtaaaagaaatatttgtggcTTGCTAAAATTTGATGACGGATTACTCCTCAGGAATCCGTAATCACAACAGCTACTGCTTCTTcaaccatttatttttccaaatgtggACAACCTATGCACTTTAATGTTCAACAGCTTATTAGCTTTTGCCTTCACAATACACTTGTATTTGCTAAGAGAAAGATACTTCAGGAATAAATAAGCATACAACAATCCCCTGAGTACTTCGGAAGACATGACAATTTGCTGAGAagtttttaaaggcaaaacttAGGAGATTTTCTTTGACAACTTCAGAGTTTGGGGGAAACTGATTGGaggttttataaaaaaaaatatttagacatttaaatgtataaagataacaatagtatttttcttaactGAGTGACTTATTGTCTTAGtcaaaaccagtatttttaaaattaaacagtctgttgctttttaatcaGTGACTGGTGTcctacattattaaaaaaaaaaataataagtttaCAACTGACCTAAGAAAGACCACCCTTGAGCTCCCAGTACCATCCTTCTTCTCCCATGGAAACATTAATATACCACATCAGTGTGGTCATTTCATTCTGAGCTTCCCTAGCCCTGCTATAATAGATTTTGAAGTTCATTTTACCCTGTATTAAGGGATGTGCAGATGCATAGAGTACACTTACATAACATATCcctataaatataaaacaagcagaaaatgagGACAGAACAGATGGAATCCATGACATTAACTCTCACTGTGTAGGACATGACCTAAAGCCATACCATTCTGCACCTAAACTTTGCTTGTACTTTACCGAGTTTTGAAAATTCAGACTAACCTCTCATTGCTGTACATTTGGGtgtgttttcctgctctgctttaCACATGTACTACTCTCTCTGAGTTCATATATTGAGAGCTTCCTTTCTGTACGTGTACCTGTGCCATGGGACCTAGGAGTGAATTAGCTGAAccaaaatggaaaagtaattGGGAAACAATTTGTATAGCTTTGCAACACTGTGTTCACACCACATTTGATTACTAAGTTATGGTTGATTTCCACCTTGGCCTCTTGACTTCTCTGTGGACCTCTTCTCCTCATCTCTCCCCTTATCCACCTTTAGATTGTGAGCTCCTTGGGGCAGGGCctgaagcttttctgtttggaaagCACCTGAATTATTACAAGcataacaagaaataaataataataataataataataataatggtggAATAACTTCATATCATTTTTACTAGGTCAACTCTTTTAGAGAGTTCACTTTTCTACTGTAACATTTGTGCTAAGAATGACATAAAGCCAATGTGTCCCATGTAACTTTTGTCACAAACTTCTCTATATCCCAGTTAACAGTCTTTCACCATCACTGATTTCATATAACATTTACATCATATTTTATTAAGGCCTGTACAGCCATTTGGGATGCTAAAATTTGCTACTCCAGAAATGCAGCTACCCAGAGATACTGGGTTGATTTCCCATGAGCTTTCAGAaactttgcttcctttcttcctttccctttggcACCTTGCAGTTCTGCCCATTTGAATTGGGATGATTAACTTATCTGGTTGCCTGATCTTTTGCAGTCGAAcacaacacagagaaaagtaTCCATGCCAAGCACTGATGTTTTATAGACATATAGAAAACCATAGCATAGGTGTCATTGTAAATGATTTCCTCTTCCAtcacaacaaatgaaaaatgcattagtaCCATAATGATTCTACAAGTTCTTTGTTAATGACAAATGATGGTGACtacaacagtttaaaaaatgtaaaagagtAGGATCTCAGTAAAGGAGATTTCTCCCTATGGGAATGTAGAGTGCAGCTTGAGTGCAACGGCACAAACTGGCATCTGCAATTTTACTGTAATCATGGCAGAATTTGAACTTATGAGTCTGTGAAGTGTGGCTACACTTTGTGCTCTTTTCTGTCCATGAGCATTGCTTGCCCCAAGTAGACAGGAACTGTGAAGAGTTCCACCTTCTCATTCCATGATGACTTTCCTAATCTGAAGCCTTCTGTGAATAAGTAGTGTCTACTTTCAGGACAATGTGTATCTTTATCATAGCTATAATTGTTGAGAGGTATAAAAGGCAAGGAAATTCTGGTGTATTGGCACCAAAAAGTTCTTAAACAGAATGTTTGAAACAAGAATGTCTTCCTTAAGAGAATCCTTGAACCAATCTTTCAGGAGATTTTCTGCATAGTTCCCTCACATACATATATTGTAGACAAAAGACGCAAAGAAACAATTATATGTCCATCTCAAATTCTACTATATATATGGATTGCAGGCCGTAACACCCCTTTTCCTCTCTAGATTTCAATAAGCAATAAGATTCTGGTATGGAAATGTAGGGAGAATTGTGAGGGAGgcaacacaaaagagaaaataagtgaGTCATAATGCTTaaagagggtgatgaggcaATGCATTTTTGCTTCCAGTTCAAAATATCTGTATGTATCTGGTATCAAGACTTTTTATGGGAATGTGGAGATATAAGTTGGAGAAGAATATAACCCATCTTCATTTTAAAGTCTCCTAAGAAAATCCAACACCTTTGCTTAGTAGGGCAACCTCATAAAATAATATTAGTAATGGCAATGGTAATAACTATTACTAGCaatattaaatgtaattgtAATAATAGCAATCTTGTACATTTACCTGGGAAACAGAACTCCTCAGTTTTGATCCCTATTCAAAAGACTTTGTGTCTTCCACATCAAACTACGGGTTGATAATACCAGTAAACTGTCCTTGGGGCAGGGACTGGAACCTGGAGTTTCTTCCTCCCACACAAGTACTCTTAACTTCTAGGCTAAAAATCTTATCTCTCCATGTTTCAGTTCTTAGACTAGCTGAAGCTTTAATTTTGAACCCTACAGCCACTGTAGCAGGAGCAGATTAGAGATTCTCTGAGACAGTTCGTAGTTAAGTAGTTGGATGTGCTCCAAAATAAATCACCGGGGTTAAAGATGAGTCCGAACCCTCCAGATATGAAAAGGAATTGAACCCATTGAACAACATCAAATCAAGTTCAGTAACCACTGATTTAATACTCAAGAGTTACCTTCTTGTACGAGTTTAAAAGAATGCAGCAGAGAAGGCTCTTCTTCATATTAAACAACAATAATAAGTTGCAGTCTTTCACCTTCATGAACGTAGGACTGTAGGAATCCAGTCCTACAatatacttgttttttttacaagccACCCCATCACATAATTATCATCTTAAATCAATCAAATCCTCTGTTGTTGTTAAATATAGTTCTGAACTCATGAAATGTTTCAGCTGTTCATATTCATACATTTTGGGTGGTCACTAACTTTTAACTTTACAGCTCTTCTCCAGCTAATATTTGTTCTTATGATAGCATTCTTCTCCCTtcagctttggttttctttgggtttaaagaaattatactgtttacattttagcaaacattttctgctctctttaGTTGACCATCATAGTTACTGCTGAGTGCTGTGCAGCATTGGGTGTCATGGTGTTCACAGTGGCTTTTCAGCCTGGCCTTTAGCCATTTGTAAACTGGTATTCTTCTATTGTGGAAATCAATTGGTACATTCAGCGGCCAATGCATCTTATCATTTCAAATTGACTTTGAGAGATCCTTTCCCACTTTGTACTTTCTATAGGGAGTTTAGATAGCTGTCTATGACTAGAAATTTAACTTTCCAACAGCTGATGTTAGATACCAGTTCCACAAGTTGCTTCTTCAGTGTATTTTCTCTCACCTCTTCTTTTCTAGCTTGTTGATAACAGACTCTCATTAAGGCAATATAGTCACTACTGTATCTTAAGAGTATAAGAGCAGTGCTTGCATCAGGAACAGGAGTGTTCAAGATGTAAAATTGGAGCTTCCAACAAGACTAAGCCACTAAAGACGTTACTATTACTAATGTTATCTAGTCTGAAAATTAGTAATAGAACCTCACTCAAGCAGAACTCACGAGAAATTATTCAATCACATGAAATCAATAATTAATTCAAAAGAGCTTGCACACTTTTCACTCAGTGGAACTGAAAAAGCAAGGATAACACTGTCTATGTTTGTTACATAtgataaacttaaaaaaaaaaaagcatcattatATAATAATCTTCTAGAAATCCATGT
This genomic window from Cygnus olor isolate bCygOlo1 chromosome 1, bCygOlo1.pri.v2, whole genome shotgun sequence contains:
- the TRPC4 gene encoding short transient receptor potential channel 4 isoform X3, with the protein product MWDGGLQDYIHDWWNLMDFVMNSLYLATISLKIVAFSKYSGLVPRQSWDMWHPTLVAEALFAIANIFSSLRLISLFTANSHLGPLQISLGRMLLDILKFLFIYCLVLLAFANGLNQLYFYYETQENKCKGIRCAEQNNAFSTLFETLQSLFWSIFGLINLYVTNVQPKHEFTEFVGATMFGTYNVISLVVLLNMLIAMMNNSYQLIADHADIEWKFARTKLWMSYFEEGGTLPTPFNVIPSPKSLWYLIKWLWRHLCKKKIRRKPESFGTIGRRAADNLRRHHQYQEVMRNLVKRYVAAMIRDAKTEEGLTEENFKELKQDISSFRFEVLGLLKGSKLSNLQTPKTNKDAASLSETEEKSENEGNKKGKKKAFSLFDITTMIHPRSATIASEAHNVSNGSAMMVSESSKEKQKRVNFVTDIKNFGLFHRRSKTNSVEQSTNKIYTVSEEVSRQQAEEQCEKADELEEGELTMNCEVNTQSPDEKCMLAESQNNSDTSDSQDEGSICALETEKMELHNSEPATPQDQQDTELDISIDCDGKQETIDQGDYVITRL